In Akkermansia muciniphila ATCC BAA-835, the genomic stretch GAAGAATGGTCCTGGCGCGGAGTCCACCCCAATTCCCTCCGTATTTTGGAAGCGTCAATCGCATAGCGCAGGTCATGGCCCGGCCTGTCCTGCACAAAGGAGATTTGCTCCCGGTAGCTCCGGCCGTCCGGACGGGGCCGCAGTTCATCCAGATGGGAACACAGCAGCTCCACCAGCTCCAGATTGGTTTTCTCGTTATTGCCGCCGATGTTGTACGTTTCCCCCGGTTTTCCGCAGGAAACGACCGTCAACAGCGCCTCGCAGTGATCCCCCACATACAGCCAGTCCCGCACGTTTTCCCCTTTGCCGTATACAGGAATGGGTTCCCCGCCCAGCGCTTTCAGGATAACGACGGGTATCAGCTTTTCCGGGAACTGGTAGGGGCCGTAATTGTTGGAACAGTTGGTGATCAGCACGGGCAGCCCGTACGTATCGTGCCAGGCGCGCACCAGGTGGTCGCTGGAGGCCTTGCTGGCGGAATACGGGGAATGGGGGCGATACGGCGTGGACTCCGTGAACAGGCCTTCCTTTCCCAGGGAGCCGTACACTTCATCCGTGGAAATGTGATGAAAGCGGAAACGCTCCTTTTTCTCTCCCTCCAGGGAACGGTAATATTCCAGGGCGGCCTGAAGCATGGAAAAAGTGCCCATGACGTTGGTGGTCATAAAATTTCCCGGATCGTCAATGGAACGGTCCACATGGGATTCCGCCGCCAGGTGCATCACCCAGTCCGGAGCGTACTCCCGCAAAGTGCGCCGCATCAGGGAAGCGTCCCGGACGTCGGCGTGCAGAAAGCGGTATGCCGGAGAATCCGCCGAGCCGTCCAGTGAATGGATGTTGCCGGCATAGGTCAGGGCGTCAATATTCAAGACTTCATGGCCGCGCTCCAGCAGCAGCCTGACCAGATTGGAGCCGATGAATCCGGCGCCGCCCGTAACGATAACTTTCATAGCACTGTTTTCAGGGAAAGATGCGGCGCCATCATACAGCAGCGGCGTTTTTTTTCAAAACAAATCCGCCCATGCCGCGGGAACGTGGCGGCATGGGCGGGAAAAAGCGGGTTCCGTAACCGCTGAGACGGCTAGCAGCTCAGCTCCCGGCAAAGGTTGATGATATCCTGGTTCACGGAGTACTGCTGCCCGGCTACGGAATCCAGGGAGGCATAGCCGTACTGGCCGTCATGATACACCATGATCTGGTTGATGTCCCCGTTGTTCAGAGCTTCCACGGCGCGGGTGGCAAAACGGGTGCCCATCAGGCGGTCACGGGCGGTGGGGGAACCGCCGCGCTGCACATGGCCCAGCACGGTCAGGCGGGTATCCATGCCGGCGCGTTCCGTCAGCCAGCGGGTCAGGTACTGCGCCACGCGGGTGCCTTCCGCCACCACGGCAATGATGCAGCTTCCTTCCTCATTGATGACAGGCTGGAGTCGCTTGTAAATGGATTCCAGGTCATACGGAATTTCAGGGACAATGCAGATATCCGCCGCGCTGCAAAGAGCGGTGGTCATCGCCAGATAGCCGCAGTCCCGGCCCATCGTTTCAATCACGAAAGCGCGGTGATGGGAACGGGCCGTATCACGAACGGAATCAATGCAATCCAGAATCACGTTCTGGGCCGTATCCACGCCCAGGCAGTAGTCCGTGCCGGCAATGTCGTTGTCAATCGTGGCCGGAATACCGGCAAAAGGCACTTCAAAATCATTGAAAAAGTCGTTCAGGGCGCGGAAGGAACCGTCCCCGCCCATGATGATGAGCTTGTCGATGTTGCGTTTCTTCAGATGTTCGTAGGCCTGCTTGCGGAATTCGTAGTCGAAAAAGCGCTTGGATCGTGAGGAACGGAGGAGAGTTCCGCCCCTGTAGATCATATCGTTGGTCAGTTCCCGGGTGGCTTCCTTGATTTTTCCATCGATCAGCCCTTCCAAGCCGTCATAAACAACGTACGGGTTCATCCCAAGCTGGCGGGCATGATCCACTGCCGCCTTGATCGCCGGGTTCATTCCGGCGGCATCGCCGCCAGATGTCATAATGGCTATTCCACTCATAAGTAATAAGGTTAACTTGTCCGGGGGGAAATGTTACCGGGCGGAACAAATAATGCAAGCGCGGAGTTTTTACTGGCGCAATAAACGGCAACGCTTCATGATGCGGAGGCATGAACGACACTGCAGCAGCCATTCTGAAAGCCACGGCCGCCCTCCGGGACGGCACGGAGAAGCTCCGGTTCGAATCCCCGGTCCATGTTACCTACAACCCTCTCACCTATGCATGGGGGCCGCATGAACAGTATGTGCGCACCTACGGAAACGGGGAAAAGGGCCATCTGTTCCTGGGCATGAATCCCGGCCCCTTCGGCATGGCCCAGACAGGCGTCCCCTTCGGGGAAGTGGACGCCGTCGTCAACTGGCTGCACATTCGCGGAGAAGTCGGGCGGCCGGAACATACCCACCCCAAACGTCCCGTGGAGGGTTTCGGCTGCCCCAGGTCGGAAGTCAGCGGCCGCCGCCTCTGGGGACTTTTCGCGGAAGCTTTCGGAACTGCGGAAAACTTCTTCCGTCACAATTACGTGGCCAATTACTGTCCGCTGATCTGGATGGGAGCCACCGGAGCCAACATTACGCCGGACAAACTGCCGGCGGAACAGCGCGCCGCCGTGGACGCAGTATGCATGGAACACCTGCTTTCCCTCATCACCATCCTGAATCCCCACACGCTGGTGGGTGTGGGTGCCTACGCCACGCAGAAGCTGCGGGACGCCGCCTCCCGGCTCCCCGGCAAAAGCTTCACCATCGGCACGTTGCTCCACCCAAGCCCCGCCAGCCCCATCGCCAACAAGCTCTGGCCGGAACGCCCCATCCAGCAGCTTAAGGAACTGGGCATTTTATAAAAAGAGCGGAGGAGGTAGAGTGGAAAGCTCCGTGACATGGAAGGAATCACCAGAGCGACAGGCCGGAAATCGGCAGTTCATCTTGTTCTCCTCCAAATCTACATCGTTTTGAAGGAATATCCGGCCCCCTTTACTGGCTTGATTTGCCCAGGGACACGGCCTTCCTGACGGAAGAAAAGCACGCCGGCATCTACCGGGACGGAGAAGAACTTAAACGCCTCCCCACTTCCACCACAAAAATCAGCCTCCCTCCAAATCAATCATCATTCTTAGACTGAAAACCCTCCGCTCTCCCCCGCAGGCCTTTTTACTGGACAGGGGGAAAAGGGTTCCGTACAGTTTCCGCGATCTTCAAGCGTTCCGAATTTATGGCAATTTCAGATTACATCGTGACCATTGGCCTGGAAGTCCACTGCCAGATCAAGACAAAGAGCAAAATGTTCTGCTCCTGCGAGACCGGCTTTGGCTTTGAACCCAATACGCGCGTGTGCCCCACCTGCCTGGGGCTGCCGGGCGCCCTGCCCGTCCTGAATGAGTTCGCCATTGAACGCACGCTGCTGACCGGCCTGATGCTGGGATGCTCCAGCCCGGAGATTTCCCAATGGGACCGCAAAAATTATTTCTATCCGGACATGGCTAAAAATTACCAGACCTCCCAGCTGGATCTTCCGCTGTGCCTGGGAGGGGAAGTGCCCCTGTACCCCTGGTCCTATCCGAATGACGTGATCAAAGCCGGCATCCCCCCTTTCCGCACCGTGAAGCTGACCCGCATCCATCTGGAAGAAGACGCGGCGAAGATTACCCATCATGCCAATTATTCCCTGATCGACTACAACCGCGCGGGATCCGCCCTGATGGAAATCGTTTCCGAACCGGACATCGACACCCCGGAAGAAGCCTACGCCTACCTCAAGTCCCTCCAGCAGATTTTGAATTACGGGGATATCTCCGACGCGGACATGGAAAAGGGCCAGATGCGGTGCGATGTGAATATTTCCCTGCGTCCCCACGGGCAGAAGGAATTGGGCGCCAAGGTGGAAATGAAGAACATCAACTCCATGTCCGCCGTCCGCAGAGCCCTTCATTATGAAATCCAGCGCCAGGCGGAAGAACTGGACATGGGCATTCCTCAAATCCAGTCCACCCGCCGCTGGGACGACGAACGCGGAGAAAGCGTCGTCATGCGAACCAAGGAAGACGCGCACGATTACCGTTATTTCCCCTGTCCGGATCTGGTTCCCGTACGCACGGCCCCGCTGGTGGAGAAAGTGCGCGGGCAGATTCCCGAACTGCCTCAGGAACGGCAGAAACGCTTCATGGAAGAATACGGCCTGAGCGAGTACGACGCCAACGTGCTGGTGGGAGACCTGGAACTGGCACGCTTTTTTGAAGAGGCGGCGCGGGGAACCGCCAGCGGCAAAAAAATCGCCAACTGGGTGATTAACAACATTTCCGCCGTGCTGAATGAAAAAGGCATGCGCCCGTCTGAATGCCCGGTGAAACCCGGCGCCATCCGGGAGCTGATCGCCATTATTGACGACGGCACCGTTTCCAACAACCAGGCCAAGGACGTATTCGCCAAAATGTGGGATGAGCCGGCCCTCGCCGCAGCGCAGGCCGCCAAGCTGCTGGGCTTTGAAAAGGCGGATTCCTCTTTTCTGGACGGCATCGTGCGGGAAGTCATTTCCGCCAATCCGGACAAGGTGGCGGAAATACAGGGGGGCAATGAAAAGCTCCTGAACTGGCTTACCGGCCAGGTCATGAAGGCCGCCAAAGGCAAAGCCAACCCGAAAATCGTGACGGAAGCGCTGAAAAAAGCCCTTTTCATGGAGTGACCATAAACAAAGAGCCGCTTCCCTTGCCGATGCCGGCTCCTTGCCCGCAGGGCATCACGGTTTGAACAGCTTCCTGTTTCCGGCCAGGGTGTTCCATACCTGCTTCACTTCCCCGGCCAGCGTCTGCTTCATCATGGCAAGGGAAAAGTCCGCCGCCTGGCCCATACTGATGTAGGGAGGCAGGGCAAGGGCGTCCCTGTCCACATGCGCGTCCAGCAGAGCGGCGCCCGGATAATTCAGGAACATGTCCACCATCTGGTCCACCTGGCTGGATTTGTCCAATAAAAACCCCTTGATGCCGACGGCATCCGCCACGGCGGCAAAAGAGGGGTTGTTCAGGTTGATCTGCCACGGAATCAGCCCGGCCGCCTGCATTTCCAATTGGATGAAATCCAGACAGTCATTGTTATACACCACGATTTTCACCGGCAGCCTGTACTGGACAATCGTGATGAGATCCCCCAGCAGCATGGACAGGCCGCCATCTCCGCACAGGGCAATTACCTGCCGTTCGGGGTATTCCATCTGCGCCCCAATAGCCATCGGCATGGCATTGGCCATGGAGCCATGATTGAAGGAAGCCAGCGTCCTCCTTCCCGGCGTGGCGCACAGGAACCTGGCGCTCCAGATACAGGGGGTGCCGGTATCTACCGTAAATACGGCGTCGGATGCCGCATGCCTGTTCAGGGCGGTCGTGAGCTGTTCCGGCCGGATGGGAGACTCCTTGTCATTTCCTTCCATATAGGCGTTCATCTCCTTCACGTCCCTGGCGTGGCGTTTCAGGGCGGCGTCCAAATGCCCGGAATCCGTCTTTTCCTGCACCATGTTCAGCAGAGCTTCCGCCGTGACGGAAACATCCCCGCAAATACCCAGGTCCAGGCGGCAGCGGCGGCCCAGCACTTCACCGCGCCTGTCAATCTGCACGATTTCAGGTTTGGTGGGAATGAAATTGAAATAGGGGAAATCCGTCCCCCACAACACGAGCATGTCGCTTTCATGCATGGCCTTGTAGGCATCTCCCCATCCAAGCAACCCCGTCATGCCGATTCCCAGGGGATTGTCATGTTCAAAATAATCCTTTCCCCTCCATGTGTAGGCAATCGGAGCTTTCAGGCGGTGCGCGAGCCGGACGACCTTGTCTTCCGCTCCCGCGCAGCCGGCGCCGCAGAAGAAAGTAATGCGGCGGTGGTCGTCAAGCATCCGTGCCAGAAGGGATACGGATTCATGCTCAGGAACAACATTCTCCCGCGTGTAGGAAGGAGGATGCACCAGATTCTTCATCTCCGCAGGGGCGTCCGCAATGTCTCCGGGCAAGACGACGACGCCTACGTCGCGCCTGGCCCACGCGTGCTGAATGGCGGACATCAAAATGGACGGGGCCTGGGAAGCTTCCGAAACCAGTTCCGCATATGCACTGCATTCCTTGAAAAGCTGTTCCGGATGCGTGGCCTGGAAATATTCCATGCCTACCTGGCTCTGCGGGATGTGGGAAGCAATGGCCAGCACCGGGGCATGGTTCCGGTGGGCGTCAAACAGGCCGTTGATCAAATGGAGGTTCCCGGGGCCGCTGCTGCCGCAGCATACAGCCAGATTCCCGCTCAGCTGGGCTTCCGCGCTCGCGGCAAAAGCCGCCACTTCCTCATGCCGCACATGAATCCATTCAATGGTCTTCCTCCTCCTCAAAGCGTCCGTAACGGGGTTCAGGCTATCCCCCACAATGCCGTAAATCCGCTTAACTCCCGCCTTCTCCAAAATTTCAACAATCTGATCGGCTACCCTGTGTATGCAGATTAGACACCAGCCAACCTCCAACGGATTCATTCTTATGTGTCATCCCCTCCATCTTTTCCGCACCGGAAAAAATGCCTGAGGATTTCCCCTGATATCATAAGGCCGCCGCCTTTTCAGGCAGCGGCCTATGAATTACCAGTTCTCTGGCGGAAAACCGTCAGGAACGGCGGCGGCGCATCATCAGAACGGCCAGGCCCAGGATTCCCAGAGAAGCCGAGGCCGGTTCCGGAACCTGAAGGCCGGCAAAACCGGCAATCTGTTCCGCGGAAAGTTTTGTATCCGTCCACTGAATTTCACCCCATGTAAGATTGGGATTAATCCATCCTTGGATATCAGTGCGATTTCCGTTCATGTTGCCGTTGTAGGACAACGTGTCAAGCAAGGAACCATTCACATAGACCTCCACAGACTGGCTTTGGTCTGCGCCAGTAACGGCTAGAGTCACGTTAAGAAGACCTCCCTCCAAAACAACGGGAGTTTCAGAAACGTCTCCACGGTTTTGGGAAAAAGAGCCGGTAGAAGTATCCAAATTTCCATCTCCCATGCCAAG encodes the following:
- the gatB gene encoding Asp-tRNA(Asn)/Glu-tRNA(Gln) amidotransferase subunit GatB, yielding MAISDYIVTIGLEVHCQIKTKSKMFCSCETGFGFEPNTRVCPTCLGLPGALPVLNEFAIERTLLTGLMLGCSSPEISQWDRKNYFYPDMAKNYQTSQLDLPLCLGGEVPLYPWSYPNDVIKAGIPPFRTVKLTRIHLEEDAAKITHHANYSLIDYNRAGSALMEIVSEPDIDTPEEAYAYLKSLQQILNYGDISDADMEKGQMRCDVNISLRPHGQKELGAKVEMKNINSMSAVRRALHYEIQRQAEELDMGIPQIQSTRRWDDERGESVVMRTKEDAHDYRYFPCPDLVPVRTAPLVEKVRGQIPELPQERQKRFMEEYGLSEYDANVLVGDLELARFFEEAARGTASGKKIANWVINNISAVLNEKGMRPSECPVKPGAIRELIAIIDDGTVSNNQAKDVFAKMWDEPALAAAQAAKLLGFEKADSSFLDGIVREVISANPDKVAEIQGGNEKLLNWLTGQVMKAAKGKANPKIVTEALKKALFME
- a CDS encoding 6-phosphofructokinase, whose protein sequence is MSGIAIMTSGGDAAGMNPAIKAAVDHARQLGMNPYVVYDGLEGLIDGKIKEATRELTNDMIYRGGTLLRSSRSKRFFDYEFRKQAYEHLKKRNIDKLIIMGGDGSFRALNDFFNDFEVPFAGIPATIDNDIAGTDYCLGVDTAQNVILDCIDSVRDTARSHHRAFVIETMGRDCGYLAMTTALCSAADICIVPEIPYDLESIYKRLQPVINEEGSCIIAVVAEGTRVAQYLTRWLTERAGMDTRLTVLGHVQRGGSPTARDRLMGTRFATRAVEALNNGDINQIMVYHDGQYGYASLDSVAGQQYSVNQDIINLCRELSC
- a CDS encoding ubiquinone-dependent pyruvate dehydrogenase, whose protein sequence is MNPLEVGWCLICIHRVADQIVEILEKAGVKRIYGIVGDSLNPVTDALRRRKTIEWIHVRHEEVAAFAASAEAQLSGNLAVCCGSSGPGNLHLINGLFDAHRNHAPVLAIASHIPQSQVGMEYFQATHPEQLFKECSAYAELVSEASQAPSILMSAIQHAWARRDVGVVVLPGDIADAPAEMKNLVHPPSYTRENVVPEHESVSLLARMLDDHRRITFFCGAGCAGAEDKVVRLAHRLKAPIAYTWRGKDYFEHDNPLGIGMTGLLGWGDAYKAMHESDMLVLWGTDFPYFNFIPTKPEIVQIDRRGEVLGRRCRLDLGICGDVSVTAEALLNMVQEKTDSGHLDAALKRHARDVKEMNAYMEGNDKESPIRPEQLTTALNRHAASDAVFTVDTGTPCIWSARFLCATPGRRTLASFNHGSMANAMPMAIGAQMEYPERQVIALCGDGGLSMLLGDLITIVQYRLPVKIVVYNNDCLDFIQLEMQAAGLIPWQINLNNPSFAAVADAVGIKGFLLDKSSQVDQMVDMFLNYPGAALLDAHVDRDALALPPYISMGQAADFSLAMMKQTLAGEVKQVWNTLAGNRKLFKP
- a CDS encoding uracil-DNA glycosylase family protein, producing MNDTAAAILKATAALRDGTEKLRFESPVHVTYNPLTYAWGPHEQYVRTYGNGEKGHLFLGMNPGPFGMAQTGVPFGEVDAVVNWLHIRGEVGRPEHTHPKRPVEGFGCPRSEVSGRRLWGLFAEAFGTAENFFRHNYVANYCPLIWMGATGANITPDKLPAEQRAAVDAVCMEHLLSLITILNPHTLVGVGAYATQKLRDAASRLPGKSFTIGTLLHPSPASPIANKLWPERPIQQLKELGIL
- the rfbB gene encoding dTDP-glucose 4,6-dehydratase — encoded protein: MKVIVTGGAGFIGSNLVRLLLERGHEVLNIDALTYAGNIHSLDGSADSPAYRFLHADVRDASLMRRTLREYAPDWVMHLAAESHVDRSIDDPGNFMTTNVMGTFSMLQAALEYYRSLEGEKKERFRFHHISTDEVYGSLGKEGLFTESTPYRPHSPYSASKASSDHLVRAWHDTYGLPVLITNCSNNYGPYQFPEKLIPVVILKALGGEPIPVYGKGENVRDWLYVGDHCEALLTVVSCGKPGETYNIGGNNEKTNLELVELLCSHLDELRPRPDGRSYREQISFVQDRPGHDLRYAIDASKIRRELGWTPRQDHSSGFRKTIQWYLDHEEWWRGILSGEYRLERLGTNG